The Diceros bicornis minor isolate mBicDic1 chromosome 8, mDicBic1.mat.cur, whole genome shotgun sequence genomic interval GGAGTTATTAAGCAGGTGGTATATAGGTCTGGCACTTGCAGGGACAGGTCAGAGGTATTTAGAAGATAATTGAAACTATAGGCATGTATATAATTGCCTAAGTGTAGAGTTGagagttagaaaataaaatagggccggccccgtggcttagcggttaagtgtgggcgctccgctactggcggcccgggttcggatcccgggcgcacaccgacgcaccacttctccggccatgctgaggctgcgtcccacatacagcaactagaaggatgtgcagctatgacatacaactatctactgaaaATAAAATAGCCTTGAGAAATTCCAGCATTTAACAGCCAACTAGAATATGTTGGATCTGCAAAGGAGTCTAAGAAGAAATGTCCCCTTAGTGAGAGCTGTTTGGGTGGAGGGTTGAGATATGAGTGGAAATGAAGTGGAGATGGCAAGGATAGATATctctttcaagatgtttgactgtgagggggaggagagagatagTGGGAAGGAGATAGCTAGTGTGAGATATGAGATcaagttttattttgcttttttaagttGATTCTCCTCCCTACCGCCTCGCCCCTGCACACACACTTTTTAAGAATCATACACATGGAGCCTGCAACTTAAGCAGTTCCTGGCTAAGTGTCTCTATAAAATAGTCTTCAACTGAGTTTATGGCTTGTGCAAAGAATGTACCATATAAGGATAGAGTAGTGGTAAGAGAGAATTATGTGGAGGgcattattcttttatttgtagAAACCCTTAAATGGTGTCCCTGGGCAGATTTGCTCATCCTATTTTTTGATCCATAGACCAGAGTACAGGGTTCTTATTTAGTTCACTTgaatattttgccagttgctaTGCTAGATGCTTGGAATTCAAAAGATAAATATGATACAATCTTGCCCTTGATGAACTTAACGGTATAATACATATATTCCTatcatgaaataataataataaccacagtTGAAGGCTTGATATGCGCCAGGCATGAGGCTAAGGGCTTTGCGTATATTCATTAtatgatttaatcctcacagcaattctGCAATTAAGATattgtttcctcattttatcttcattttttagaTGAAAAAATTGAAGCTCATAAATGTCAAGTAACTTACCCATACCTAATTAGTACCAGTTAGTAACAGaaatggaatttgaacccagatctgtctggcTCCAAGTTAGTGTTAGTTACATTACATCACCCTACTTCTTCTGTTCTGTGTATCATTTAAAGATGCATTAGACCTTTTTCAGTTGTATGTGACAGAAACACAGTTCAAACTAGCTCAAGCAAATAGGGAATCGATTGATTCTTATGACTGGTAAAATACAGTTTTCGGGTACAGTTAGATCCAGGGCCTTAAGTAATGTTATCAGGCCCTCATCTCTCTTTCCACCTCTCAGCTCTGCAAGCCTTTCTTTGTTCGGTTTATTTGCAGACAGGATTATCCATGGGACTAAAAGGATAACTATTGGTGCCCCAAGCGAATGTTACCCTTAGAGCTTATGGTTGTAGAGGAAGAAAGagccttttttttcccccgagACTGCTCTGGTTTTTACGCCTGCATCATTGCTTATCATTGGGGCTGAAAGTGAAGAATCAGTCCTACTCAAACCACATGGACAAGGGAGGAAGTGTCTTCAAAGGAAAAGGGgtaatatttgtcattttgtattTATGTATCGTGTACATTATTTCACACGTGATATTTCAGAATCACTCAACAGTCTTGAATAGCTAAGAATATTGTTCAAAGCCAGGACTGCCACCTATTTCTTCACCGTTCTTTCTTCTGCACCACAAGGGTCAGATGAATGTTCCAGGCATAATCATACCCATACTTCTCATCCACTAACTTTTACTCTTTCATACAAATAGGTCACAGCTGAGAAGTTATCAATAGCAATGGAATACAAAAAACATACCCAAAGTTGATTGTAAGCAAGGGAGAGATTCTGGGCAGGGCATGAGAGGGTAGGGGCAGTAATGTGAGAGAAAATGATATACACCAAATATCTTATTTCAAGAGTattaatttcctttcctttgaagGTGAAGGCTGAAATGTTAGATATGGCAGATAATGCATTTGATGATGAATACCTGAAATGTACTGACAGGATGGAAATCAAATATGTCCCCCAACTGCTCAAGGAGGAAAAAGCAAGCCATCAGCTCCTGGAGGATGTGTGGGACAATGCAAAAGCCAAATGGGAAGCCCGGAAGACTCAGCTCTTTCTTCCTGTGAGTTTTAAGGATAACCATGGAATAGCACTGATGGCATATATTTCTGAAGCTCAAGAGCAAACTCACTTTCACCATCTGTTCAGTGAAGCTGTGAAGATGGCTGGCCAGTCTCGAAAAGATTATATCTATGGCTTCCAGTTCAAAGCTTTTCATTTTTACCTGACAAAAGCCCTGCAGTTGCTGAGAAGACCTTGTGAGGACAGTTACAAAAATGTGGTGTATAGCAGAAGCCAAGGTGCTTCATTTACATTTGGAGAGCCAAACCAAGCCAGATTCGGCCTATTCACCTTGGCGTATTCGGCCAAACCTCAAGCTACTAATGATCAACACATTCTGTTAACCATCCACACATGCTTTGGAGTTGCTGTTGAGAAATTTTTCGATAAAGAAAGTGAAACAATTATCTTAATACCTCTGAATGAGGTTTTTCATGTGTCACAGGATGGGGCTGGCAGTAATCTTATCCTTCAAAGCATAAACAAGACATGCAGCCATTACGAATGTGCGT includes:
- the ART3 gene encoding ecto-ADP-ribosyltransferase 3 codes for the protein MKTGRFEMITMVLAAMILMDIFQVKAEMLDMADNAFDDEYLKCTDRMEIKYVPQLLKEEKASHQLLEDVWDNAKAKWEARKTQLFLPVSFKDNHGIALMAYISEAQEQTHFHHLFSEAVKMAGQSRKDYIYGFQFKAFHFYLTKALQLLRRPCEDSYKNVVYSRSQGASFTFGEPNQARFGLFTLAYSAKPQATNDQHILLTIHTCFGVAVEKFFDKESETIILIPLNEVFHVSQDGAGSNLILQSINKTCSHYECAFLGGLKTANCVENREYFQPIYVYNSDEENQKLEDPGMKSQESTLLPEMKSHEPTEIPGMKIRDPFSLPGIKVVQPDEKPEDKSQEDIDNPTPGPVPAPVPGPKTHPSASSSKMLLPPFGIVIILISASAVNLFVAL